One segment of Leptospirillum ferrooxidans C2-3 DNA contains the following:
- the thiE gene encoding thiamine phosphate synthase → MTFPKLLYIAGSQDFPDKTSFFSHLESLLSEGLSWFQFREKALTEKALFSWALEIRELTSSYKALLTINDRPDIAYLIEADGVHLGQEDIPSMTSELIPLELKNLHIGISTHNPYEVKRSVILSPSYLGVGPINPTKTKDLEHPPRGIQGIIETKKITALPLVAIGGITPDMAGDIFRAGAQTIAVSGALTKSPDPIKTMKDFLNHH, encoded by the coding sequence GTGACATTTCCAAAACTTCTTTATATTGCCGGCAGTCAGGATTTTCCTGATAAGACATCTTTTTTTTCACACCTTGAAAGCCTCCTTTCCGAAGGACTTTCCTGGTTCCAGTTCAGGGAAAAGGCCCTGACGGAAAAAGCTTTGTTTTCCTGGGCTCTCGAAATACGCGAGCTCACCTCAAGCTACAAAGCCCTTCTGACGATCAATGACAGACCCGATATCGCCTATCTGATCGAAGCTGATGGCGTTCACTTGGGGCAAGAGGACATTCCTTCAATGACCTCGGAATTAATCCCCCTGGAGCTCAAAAATCTTCACATTGGCATCTCAACGCATAATCCGTATGAGGTCAAAAGGTCGGTCATCCTTTCTCCATCCTATCTTGGAGTTGGCCCCATCAACCCCACTAAAACAAAAGATCTAGAGCATCCCCCCAGAGGAATTCAGGGCATCATTGAAACTAAAAAAATAACGGCACTTCCACTCGTGGCGATTGGAGGCATCACCCCTGACATGGCTGGAGACATCTTCCGGGCCGGAGCACAAACGATTGCGGTGTCCGGGGCCCTGACAAAATCTCCCGATCCCATTAAAACAATGAAGGATTTTCTGAACCACCATTAG
- the efp gene encoding elongation factor P has protein sequence MGVIVTNEFRNGSRLELDNEPYIIVEFQHVKPGKGGSFVRTKLKSLKSGAVIERTFRTGEKFDEPDIEEKNMQFLYAQDNDYIFMDTENYEQISLSKAELGDRILFLKEQMIATILFYRGKAITVDLPLFVELTIAETDPGRKGDTASGGSKPAKLESGAVVKVPFHLQEGDVVKVDTRTGDYIERVKTAS, from the coding sequence ATGGGAGTCATCGTAACGAACGAATTTCGAAATGGTTCTCGACTTGAGCTTGATAATGAACCATATATCATCGTCGAGTTTCAGCATGTAAAGCCCGGCAAGGGAGGTTCTTTTGTCCGGACAAAACTGAAAAGCCTCAAATCCGGAGCCGTCATTGAAAGAACATTCCGTACTGGTGAAAAGTTTGATGAACCGGATATTGAAGAAAAAAACATGCAATTTCTATATGCACAAGATAACGACTATATTTTTATGGACACGGAAAACTACGAACAGATCTCCCTTTCCAAAGCAGAGCTTGGAGACAGGATCCTGTTTTTAAAAGAACAGATGATTGCAACCATTCTATTCTATAGGGGTAAAGCCATTACCGTTGATCTGCCCCTCTTTGTCGAGCTTACCATTGCTGAAACAGATCCAGGACGAAAAGGAGATACGGCATCAGGAGGCTCAAAACCGGCAAAGCTGGAAAGCGGAGCGGTTGTCAAGGTTCCTTTTCACCTTCAGGAAGGTGATGTGGTCAAGGTCGACACCAGAACCGGAGATTATATTGAACGCGTCAAAACAGCTTCATAA
- the accB gene encoding acetyl-CoA carboxylase biotin carboxyl carrier protein yields the protein MTNPEISEILALLQGTNITVFELEREGLRIRIEKPAYPTSTGMKLISREPISEYPSSEGLKHPANPPADKESSRNITSPIVGTFYRSPSPEAGPYVEIGSVVRKGQVLCIIEAMKLMNEIESEFDGIVKTILVEDGRAVEFGTPLIEIAITPENG from the coding sequence ATGACAAATCCTGAAATATCTGAAATTTTGGCTCTTTTGCAGGGGACGAACATTACCGTTTTTGAGTTGGAGAGGGAAGGGCTTCGCATTCGCATAGAAAAGCCCGCCTACCCGACCTCAACCGGCATGAAGTTGATCTCAAGGGAGCCAATCTCTGAATACCCTTCCTCAGAAGGATTAAAGCACCCTGCCAATCCCCCCGCAGATAAAGAATCTTCCCGGAATATTACCTCTCCCATCGTTGGCACATTTTACCGCTCTCCTTCACCGGAAGCAGGTCCATATGTTGAAATTGGATCGGTTGTTCGCAAAGGACAGGTCCTCTGCATCATAGAAGCCATGAAATTGATGAATGAGATTGAATCCGAGTTTGACGGCATAGTAAAGACAATTCTGGTGGAAGATGGACGAGCCGTTGAGTTTGGGACTCCGCTCATCGAAATTGCAATCACGCCGGAGAACGGATGA
- the aroQ gene encoding type II 3-dehydroquinate dehydratase yields MTHSILVLNGPNLNMLGTREPSIYGNETLAEMEKILQALSKEHGLGVTFFQSNHEGAIIDKIQQSKNVARGIIANLGGFTHTSIAIRDAFLSSGLPVLEVHVSNVAKREHFRQKNYLSDIAVGSISGFGIFGYQLAYLAFLKLLPTPPP; encoded by the coding sequence ATGACCCACTCCATTCTTGTCCTGAATGGACCCAATCTGAACATGCTTGGAACAAGGGAACCATCCATCTACGGAAATGAGACCTTGGCTGAAATGGAAAAAATCCTGCAGGCTCTTTCCAAGGAGCATGGGCTGGGCGTGACATTTTTCCAGTCCAACCATGAGGGAGCCATTATTGACAAGATTCAACAATCTAAAAATGTTGCCAGAGGAATCATTGCCAACCTGGGCGGATTCACACATACAAGCATAGCCATCCGGGACGCGTTTCTCTCTTCGGGGCTTCCGGTTCTGGAGGTTCATGTCTCCAACGTCGCCAAGCGGGAACATTTTCGACAAAAAAACTATTTGTCGGATATTGCTGTAGGATCCATCTCCGGATTCGGTATTTTCGGATATCAGCTTGCATACTTGGCTTTTTTAAAGCTTTTACCAACTCCTCCTCCCTGA
- a CDS encoding tetratricopeptide repeat protein: MTPEEISALEERIEANPKSRSFLQLAEAYIELGKTDQAQALLSKGVEYYPYYLAARITLGQVQMEKGLIPEAISNFEFVSRTIPDNLIAQKSLAQLYYKNNDMEKAKEAITVATSLSPDDPEILELSEKIKTPVTAPIVKEPLKEKDESPLNNDQNRDYFSENIESKRDEVPEPESPMESVTTDPLEIPLPKEPEEQIQNQTPDNDEMDMLELLPKTETMGDLFMEQKRYPQAEHIYSEVLKANPGNFQVSQKLALAKAHFPLSALITEAAEEQHLIEEDVQGEEPVVELESFPEPAPTENIAADISDRPLEEQEPLFQKTEKSPQSSQKTTTLHIDKPQPPKQYSQSDRPITEDPEDLVNRIRQRLHRDVLDVIWASSDGLAITGNDRDGSDEVNQIFAGEGVEFLRQITELGSALGKGEVQDGFIWMNEGILYFHDQGDNGALFIWLHPNANVGRCRYIIGQEIGSHNGLHQTR, translated from the coding sequence ATGACACCTGAAGAAATTTCCGCACTTGAGGAGCGCATTGAGGCTAATCCAAAAAGCAGGTCATTCCTTCAACTGGCGGAGGCCTATATTGAGCTTGGCAAAACGGATCAGGCCCAAGCACTCCTTTCAAAAGGAGTTGAATACTATCCCTACTATCTGGCAGCCCGAATCACCCTTGGCCAGGTCCAGATGGAAAAAGGACTGATCCCTGAGGCCATATCCAATTTTGAGTTTGTATCAAGAACTATCCCTGATAATCTTATCGCCCAAAAAAGCCTGGCTCAGCTCTATTACAAAAATAATGACATGGAAAAAGCGAAAGAAGCCATCACCGTTGCAACATCACTTTCACCTGATGATCCAGAAATTTTAGAGCTTTCGGAAAAAATCAAAACTCCTGTCACCGCCCCTATCGTCAAAGAACCCCTCAAAGAAAAGGATGAATCTCCCTTAAACAATGATCAGAACAGGGACTATTTCTCCGAGAATATTGAGTCGAAACGGGATGAAGTCCCTGAGCCGGAATCTCCAATGGAATCCGTAACGACAGATCCATTGGAGATTCCTCTCCCAAAGGAACCGGAAGAACAAATCCAAAACCAAACCCCTGACAACGATGAAATGGACATGCTGGAGCTTCTGCCAAAAACAGAAACCATGGGTGACCTCTTTATGGAACAAAAGAGATATCCTCAGGCAGAACATATCTATTCTGAAGTCTTGAAAGCAAACCCCGGCAATTTTCAAGTCTCTCAAAAGCTGGCTCTGGCAAAAGCCCACTTTCCTCTCTCCGCACTCATCACCGAAGCGGCTGAAGAGCAACACCTGATAGAAGAGGATGTTCAAGGTGAGGAGCCAGTTGTCGAGCTTGAAAGTTTTCCTGAACCGGCTCCCACTGAAAATATTGCAGCAGACATATCTGATCGTCCGTTAGAGGAACAGGAACCTCTATTTCAGAAAACTGAAAAATCCCCACAATCTTCTCAGAAAACCACCACCCTCCATATCGATAAGCCTCAGCCCCCGAAACAATACAGTCAGAGCGATAGACCCATAACGGAAGACCCTGAAGATCTTGTCAACCGGATTCGCCAGAGACTTCACCGGGATGTTCTTGATGTCATATGGGCGAGTTCCGATGGCCTTGCCATAACAGGCAATGACAGGGACGGATCAGATGAAGTGAACCAGATCTTTGCCGGAGAGGGTGTTGAGTTTTTGCGCCAGATAACCGAGCTTGGCTCTGCCCTTGGGAAAGGAGAGGTTCAGGATGGTTTCATCTGGATGAATGAAGGGATTCTTTATTTTCATGATCAAGGCGACAATGGTGCTCTGTTTATCTGGCTACATCCCAATGCCAATGTCGGCCGATGCCGATACATCATCGGACAGGAAATTGGATCCCATAATGGGCTTCATCAAACCAGATGA
- the accC gene encoding acetyl-CoA carboxylase biotin carboxylase subunit, whose protein sequence is MTIQTPPFQKILIANRGEIAVRIIRACKELGIRTVAIFSTSDRNALHVQMADEAVCVGPPETNSSYRNIPNIISAAEVTQSEAIHPGYGFLSENAHFAEICHSAGVVFIGPSPESISLMGDKARAKALMRETGVPVVPGSIGAVASEDEGMEIADEIGFPLIIKASAGGGGRGMRIVHAKDGFSNAFQSAQTEAYQAFGSRDVYIEKYFIGPHHVEIQILSDHDGNVIAMGERDCSVQRRHQKLLEETPSPLLTPSVRSKMSEIAIRAAKACGYVNAGTIEFLVDDKRNFYFIEMNTRIQVEHPITEQAFNYDLVKAQILIAAGRSIEDVPKSIGHTIECRINAEDPWTFTPSPGTITRMIQPGGPGVRIDSWVTTGSVISPHYDSLLSKVIVTGRNRDEAIARMKRALSEYLVEGIKTTIPLHLTILDDPDFIKGKYDTGFIEKVMAKREKRLLLETIQSPVQE, encoded by the coding sequence ATGACGATTCAAACACCTCCATTCCAGAAGATTCTGATCGCAAACAGGGGAGAAATCGCCGTACGCATCATTAGGGCCTGCAAGGAACTTGGGATTCGGACTGTCGCTATTTTTTCCACCTCCGACCGAAATGCCCTGCACGTTCAAATGGCAGACGAAGCTGTCTGTGTCGGCCCCCCTGAAACAAATTCCAGCTACAGAAATATTCCCAATATTATCAGTGCCGCCGAAGTCACCCAATCCGAAGCGATTCACCCGGGCTATGGTTTCCTCTCCGAGAATGCCCATTTTGCTGAAATTTGCCACTCTGCCGGAGTGGTTTTTATTGGACCATCCCCGGAAAGCATTTCCCTTATGGGAGATAAGGCCCGGGCCAAGGCTCTGATGAGGGAAACAGGTGTCCCTGTTGTACCGGGATCAATAGGTGCCGTAGCATCCGAGGACGAAGGGATGGAAATAGCGGATGAAATAGGCTTTCCTCTTATCATCAAAGCATCTGCTGGTGGTGGTGGCCGAGGAATGAGAATTGTTCATGCAAAAGATGGCTTTTCAAATGCGTTTCAATCCGCCCAAACCGAAGCCTACCAGGCATTTGGCTCCAGAGATGTCTATATTGAAAAATATTTTATTGGTCCTCACCATGTCGAGATCCAAATTTTATCGGATCATGACGGGAATGTTATCGCCATGGGTGAGAGAGATTGCTCTGTCCAACGTCGCCACCAGAAACTGCTTGAGGAAACACCATCTCCCCTGCTCACCCCTTCTGTCCGGTCGAAAATGTCCGAGATTGCAATAAGGGCAGCAAAAGCATGCGGTTATGTAAATGCCGGAACAATAGAATTTCTTGTTGATGACAAACGAAATTTTTATTTCATAGAAATGAACACCCGCATTCAAGTTGAACACCCTATTACGGAACAAGCCTTCAATTACGACCTCGTCAAGGCTCAAATCCTAATTGCCGCGGGCAGATCGATCGAGGACGTTCCTAAAAGCATTGGCCATACCATTGAGTGCCGGATCAATGCGGAGGATCCCTGGACATTCACACCTTCACCCGGAACAATCACCCGGATGATCCAGCCCGGCGGGCCTGGTGTGAGGATTGACTCATGGGTGACAACAGGGTCAGTCATCTCCCCTCACTACGACAGTCTCCTTTCAAAGGTCATTGTCACAGGAAGAAACAGGGATGAGGCTATTGCGAGAATGAAAAGAGCTCTATCCGAATATCTTGTTGAAGGCATAAAAACAACCATTCCGCTCCACCTGACCATTCTGGATGACCCAGACTTCATCAAAGGAAAATATGACACAGGATTCATCGAGAAGGTCATGGCAAAAAGGGAAAAAAGACTTCTTTTAGAAACGATTCAATCACCGGTCCAGGAATAA